Part of the Desulfobacterales bacterium genome, TGGGTCAGAAAGTTAATCCGATCGGATTGAGATTAGGGATCGTCAAGACATGGGAATCTCGCTGGTATGCCGGCAAGAATTATGCGGATTACATCCTTGAAGACTATAAGATCAGAAAATTTCTCAAAAAGAAACTCTATCATGCCGGTATTTCCCGGATTGAAATTGAAAGATCATCCAAGCGTGTTCGGCTTCGGGTTTTCACGGCAAGACCCGGAATCGTTATCGGAAAAAAAGGCGCTGAAATTGCTCAACTGAAAAAAGAGCTTGAGAAAAAGATGTCGTCGCAGGAAGTTACCATCGACATTCAGGAGGTTCGCAAGCCCGAGATCGACGCGCAGCTTCTGGCTGAAAATGTCGCCTTGCAGATTGAACGACGGGTCGCTTTCCGACGCGCCATGAAACGGGGGGTTACTTCGGCCATGCGGTTTGGCGCGCTGGGGGTTAAAATCATATGCGCCGGCCGGTTGGGCGGAGCTGAAATGGCCCGAAGGGAGTGGTACCGTGAAGGGCGCGTACCGCTGCATACCCTACGGGCCGACATCGATTATGGTTTTATTGAAGCACGAACGACTTACGGCATCATCGGGGTGAAGGTGTTCGTCTTTAAAGGAGAGATTTTAAAAAAGGAACAACTTGAGTCGGCAGTTAATGAATAATAGGAGAAATTGGACATGCTCAGTCCCAAAAAAGTAAAATTTCGCAAACAACAAAAGGGCAAAATGAGAGGTGTCGCCCGTAGAGGCTGCAGCTTGGATTTCGGCGAATTCGGACTGCAGGCGATTGAATGCGGCGCTCTCAGTGCCAAGCAGATTGAAGCCGCCCGTATTGCCATGACCCGCCATGTTAAAAGAGGCGGTAAAATGTGGATCAGAGTATTTCCGGACAAACCGATTACCAAAAAGCCCGCTGAAGTCAGAATGGGAAAGGGCAAAGGCGCACCCGAGGGGTGGGTTGCGGTTGTACGTCCCGGCAGAATTCTTTACGAGATGGAAGGTGTGACGCGAGAATTGGCCCAAGAAGCACTCCGCCTTGCCGCACACAAGCTTTCGGTTAAGACCCGGTTTGTGGAAAGGAGCACGCGCTGATGAAAGCGAGTGAGATAAGGGAACTAAGCCGGGAGGAAAGAGCGCGCAAACTTGTTGAGTTGAAGGAGGAGT contains:
- the rpsC gene encoding 30S ribosomal protein S3, which encodes MGQKVNPIGLRLGIVKTWESRWYAGKNYADYILEDYKIRKFLKKKLYHAGISRIEIERSSKRVRLRVFTARPGIVIGKKGAEIAQLKKELEKKMSSQEVTIDIQEVRKPEIDAQLLAENVALQIERRVAFRRAMKRGVTSAMRFGALGVKIICAGRLGGAEMARREWYREGRVPLHTLRADIDYGFIEARTTYGIIGVKVFVFKGEILKKEQLESAVNE
- the rplP gene encoding 50S ribosomal protein L16; translated protein: MLSPKKVKFRKQQKGKMRGVARRGCSLDFGEFGLQAIECGALSAKQIEAARIAMTRHVKRGGKMWIRVFPDKPITKKPAEVRMGKGKGAPEGWVAVVRPGRILYEMEGVTRELAQEALRLAAHKLSVKTRFVERSTR